ACTTATCTTAGTTTACAAATACTCATCCACACCACCAGTTCTAACATGATTCATAAGGATGAATTCCTCATTTGTGCTGATTACAAGCAAAATAGGTTTGGTGAGACTCCCCATCACTAAGCATTGGTTAATGTAGTTTTGGAATGATAAGGCTCCCCATCACCACTTTCTTATCCTTTTAACTTTTTTGGTACATCCATTCGTTTTCTAGTTTTTCTTGTTCATTtagattaacaaaaaaaaaaaaaaacttatttgaaggcatatgtaatgtTTACACCTTTCATAAAATATGAAATCTGGATATCCAATCTTAGATATAAAATTAGACGTTGATTTATGGATCATGATTACTGAAAATATGTTATCTTGCAATTTGGATTGTAGAAGGCAAATTTCTACGGATCAagagataaatataaaaataatatttcagtTAATTATTGGCTCTAGAGAATAAACATGACCAATAGCAAGTTACAATTTAGGACAGTTATAGTGACAACAAGAGACTTCCATCCAACAAGAGAAACCATGCTTTAAGAGTTCTTACAATTGGAAATCTCCAACAAATTGGATATATTCAAATATGTCGTTTGAATTTGATCATACATTGCAATTCTTGGGGCACCAATGCTCTCAAAAAATCGGTATGGAATTCAAAACTATTACAATAACTGTATGAATGATAGTTACAAAAAAAAGAATATGAACCTCACCGACTACCTCATTATCCAATCTTCAAAGCCTCCCTAAAACCAATACCGAAACTTGCATGCACTCCTTTCTTGCCAAAACCAGTGTTCCCTTTTTGCATCATAGCTACAAATTCATTGTAATCTATGCGTCCGTCCTGccaaaaggagaaaaagattcAAGAAACAAGAAAATTGCTTCTCTTATTGTAATTTCGGAACTAAATTAGAAACATATGTCGGAAAAATAAAACTTACATTATCTTGATCCACGTCTCTGATCATATCCTCCAGGCGCACATCTTCTATGCCAAACTCCTGACAAGCCTGCTGCAGTTCGTCTTGAGTTATGTAACCACTCCCATCTTTGTCGAAGTATGAGAAAGCCGCAAATAGATGatcctctctctctatcttgTTTAGATGCAAAGTGGCAGCAATAAACTCGCCATAATCAATGGTTCCGCTGTTATCAACATCTGCCTAAAATTTTCCATTTCCAACCAAGTAGAGGAATAAGCAAACATGGCAAGCAATACAATGCTCACACTGAATGAAATCTTTCACCAAATAATTTGCATGATAGAGTAATGATTTTCTTTAGAAAAGAAAGTAAACATTTACAGGGAAAATCAACCTTTTAAAATTTGATTTTCCTCCACAATAAAAGGAGATCATTGTGAATAATATAAGGTTTCTGAACTACTACAGTGTCCCATATAAGCTAATTAACAATGCAAATTATTTGGGCGTTGCGACAGTTGCGATTTCAAAGAATATCATAGATATCATATCATAAACTCTTAGTGGGGGGCTAAAATTTTGCATTTATCACCTGTGCTTAAATATTTTCTATAATTTGTAGGGTTTAATGGACATTCTGTAATAAACATTATTAGTATATATCATATTGGATGAATTGAACACCATTTAGCACTATTAAAGCACAGCCTTGTATAGTTCAAAGATTAAATTATGGTAAGAATAAAATTCTTGATAGTAAGTTTCAGTTAATAGATACACATTATCTAAGCTCTCAGAATTAAGATACCTACCGCCTGCATAAGAGCATAAATTTCTGACTCCTTGAGATTAGCACCAAACTTTTCCAATCCAGCCTTCAATTCTTCATAGGTTATCTGTCCACTGTTGTCTGTATCTATCATCTTAAACATCTCCTTAAGGCCAGCAATTTCATCTTCAGAAAGATGTTCAGCAATAACCTATATAAGGGAGTATTTAAATCAAACAAATAATCCaaaaacatatatttttacaTTTAAATCAGCATAATGGCAAACAAAAAACAAATGATTGTAGTTCCGGATAAAGAGTGCATTTGCACAGAAAGCTACAGGAGAACATAGGAATAAACTATCAAACAAGTAGCACCCAAAACAAAACAGGAAAGAAAAAACATGAGAAATTCGACTATATCACTGAATATTATAGCTATTAGATATATAAACTATAAAGATAAAAAGACGAGGATGAAGCTTCTACAATGAGGGTCCCTTCTTAACATAAGCCAGATAGCTAAACCACCAGAACATATAAGCCTGCATTGGTTATGGGTGGTCATTCTCACCGCTTAAAGAAGAAAAGATTGCAGCCTGAAGATGAAAAATATGGCTCAACAAATTGTATAAAGGACACGATTATCGAGCAAACTTGTGGTTAACCCAAAACTACTAGCCTTGGGAAATTATATGTACGAATCATCTGAAACAGAAAAATAACAAGTAAAAAACAAAATTGAAACAGTCAACATTCTTTGCCATTGTGATTAAAAGACATGCATGACAACATCTGCATTTAACTAATGATCACAGCCAGCATTATATAAACAGTTTGCAACTTCCAAAGTTGACTAAAAATTTGTTCTGTAGATTTGTTCGTCAATCATTCATTACTTTTGAAGATTATGATTTATAGCTTACTCTGATAGCCATCTTTTTGAGTTTGTTCATTGCAGAAAAATGTTTCAATCGAGAGAGAACAGCAGAATCCAGAGGCTTATCAGGAGCCACTCCATCAATCTGAACCCAAGGATGAcctgagaggaagaaaaaaaaattagtaatttaAATCACCATAGAACTAAACTGTCAAAATTTTCTATCAAGCATAAGGTTTTCACAATAGGCAAACTAGCAGACAAGCCCATTCAAGCTTTCCAACTTCTGTATAGAACTGGATGATGATGCTAATTTGAGAGCCAAACTCACAAAGATTAAACAGGTAATCAGGTGGCATTGCTTAATCAGAGTCAGCCTAGGTTAACTGAAGTCACACCTATCAAAACTTGAGTCAAGTGTCTCTTTATCCACTGTTATCGCCAAGGTATTTTCGTGCAATAAGTGAGAGACCATTCTAAAAACAAATCATGAATTTTCATTCTCAGAATTGTTTCAGATATTTCTGGTGAATACCATCTAATTGAAGCATAAGAACTTACATAGAACTTCATGGGCAGTCATCCGCCTCCTGGGGTCCCTAACAAGCATTCTTCTTACAAGATCTTTGGCACTTTCGGATATGCTAGGCCATGGATCTGACTGAAAGTCAAGTGTGCCATGTAAAACCTCCTCAAATATGCCTTGCTCGGTTTCTGTGTGTGATGTAAATTACAGAACATATTAACTGAGGTCATAGATAAATATATTTTACAGTAAAAGTTAGATATATCAGTATAAACATGCAAATAAACATGGTGATATATACCAATGAACTGTTATAAACTCTAAGCTAACATAAGTGAAGGATAAAATTATCACCAGCCCAAAATGGAGGGACACCACTCAGAAGAATATAAATGATTACCCCTGCACTCCAGACATCTGCCTCTGGACCATACCGTTTTTTCAGAACTTCTGGTGCAACGTAATAAGGGCTACCAACCACATCAGTGAATATTTCTCCTGAAAAAGAGAATCTGACAATTAACAGACCAGACAAAGGATAATTCAAGTCTTGCTTACAAAGGAAGCGAATGATAGATGTAGCTCATGAGAttagaggagaataagaaagagaTTTTTCCTATATGATTCTGTATCTAGCTTTCTACAAGGCATTCCACATTGAAGCACTTCATAGAATAGTTAAAGATATCTAAAGGCTCATACGTAATGATGGTAGGCACAATCTACCATTAGGCTAAAATGGAGTTGGACCACTTCTCTATTCTATTGAATTGTCATTATAGAAGTGTTTTCTAAGAAATGGACTAGTTCAGAAACGTGGCTGGAGATTGTATTCAGATGAAATACACCCTGGTACATCTGGAATCGGGACTTCATTTTTAATGTTAGAATCTAGATGCATGATTGTTGTTTCACAGTTTTGCTAGTGGTGTATCATGGTCTAAAAACTCTTAAGTAACATCTCAAAATATTAGTGTATCACAATCCACACAGATGCTG
Above is a genomic segment from Musa acuminata AAA Group cultivar baxijiao chromosome BXJ3-4, Cavendish_Baxijiao_AAA, whole genome shotgun sequence containing:
- the LOC135635277 gene encoding calcium-dependent protein kinase 10-like; the encoded protein is MGNTCVGPSLSKNGFFQSVSATIWRNRSNKDDLPTSNGKATGEGTEATPPKPDTDAPQPVKIQDDEAKPAKVPEAESKPAPERPPTDQPTKPNHVKRASSVAGLQVEFVLKSKTENLKDVYSLGRKLGQGQFGTTYLCIEKATGKEYACKSILKRKLTTEEDVDDVRREIQIMHHLSGNPNVISIKEAYEDAVAVHVVMELCAGGELFDRIIQKGHYTERKAAELAKVIVGVVEACHSMGVMHRDLKPENFLFVNQMEDARLKTIDFGLSIFFQPGEIFTDVVGSPYYVAPEVLKKRYGPEADVWSAGVIIYILLSGVPPFWAETEQGIFEEVLHGTLDFQSDPWPSISESAKDLVRRMLVRDPRRRMTAHEVLCHPWVQIDGVAPDKPLDSAVLSRLKHFSAMNKLKKMAIRVIAEHLSEDEIAGLKEMFKMIDTDNSGQITYEELKAGLEKFGANLKESEIYALMQAADVDNSGTIDYGEFIAATLHLNKIEREDHLFAAFSYFDKDGSGYITQDELQQACQEFGIEDVRLEDMIRDVDQDNDGRIDYNEFVAMMQKGNTGFGKKGVHASFGIGFREALKIG